A window of the Lolium perenne isolate Kyuss_39 chromosome 7, Kyuss_2.0, whole genome shotgun sequence genome harbors these coding sequences:
- the LOC127301064 gene encoding GCN5-related N-acetyltransferase 7, chloroplastic: MATASRLLLPSPPPAAPTCRYPTLLTVPRSCRLAIPTFRCRATAAAAVDAAAPLLLEERAGAVAVREFVTLDELRAAVRLRVRTFYEYSRDTVGAEDHRKGLAEREYEALQNRISGNMINFQRVACINGTVPLLPSLMSAEELCSACKFVEDGEERIVVGSLDLNQCLWLPDELTGKRPGVNESSHTRAYLSNVCVAKELQRNGLGYALVDKSKKLAREWGITDLYVHVAINNEAAQKLYMKSGFVYESEEPAQQARHLGRPRRLLLWLDMKNEPL; encoded by the exons ATGGCGACGGCGTCGCGGCTGCTGCTGCCCTCGCCCCCTCCAGCTGCCCCAACATGTCGCTATCCCACCCTCCTTACTGTCCCTCGCAGTTGCCGCCTCGCCATCCCGACCTTCCGCTGCCGCGCCACCGCCGCGGCGGCCGTTGACGCTGCTGCCCCGCTGCTGCTAGAGGAGCGCGCCGGCGCGGTGGCCGTCCGAGAGTTTGTCACGCTCGACGAGCTCCGTGCCGCTGTGCGCCTCCGCGTTCGCACCTTCTACGAGTACTCTCGCGACACAGTCGGAGCCGAG GATCACAGAAAAGGTTTGGCAGAAAGGGAGTATGAAGCATTACAAAATCGGATTTCTGGGAATATGATTAACTTTCAGAGAGTCGCTTGTATAAATGGGACAGTACCATTGCTGCCATCATTGATGTCAGCCGAGGAGCTTTGTTCAGCATGCAAG TTTGTTGAAGATGGGGAAGAGAGAATAGTAGTTGGTAGTTTAGACCTGAATCAGTGCCTCTGGTTACCAGATGAACTGACCGGAAAGAGGCCAGGG GTAAATGAATCCAGCCATACACGGGCATATCTAAGCAATGTCTGTGTTGCCAAGGAGCTCCAAAGGAACGGGCTGGGTTATGCACTGGTTGACAAGTCTAAGAAACTTGCTCGTGAATGGG GCATAACAGACTTGTATGTCCATGTGGCCATCAACAACGAAGCAGCGCAAAAACTGTACATGAAGAGTGGATTTGTGTACGAAAGTGAGGAGCCTGCTCAGCAGGCTAGACATCTTGGGCGCCCTCGAAGGCTTCTTCTTTGGCTTGATATGAAGAATGAGCCCTTGTGA